In a genomic window of uncultured Sphaerochaeta sp.:
- a CDS encoding NAD(P)-dependent alcohol dehydrogenase — protein sequence MKALVLEQQMKLSLREFAIEETLGDADVEIAIKRVGVCGSDIHYYTNGKIGPFVVKEPMILGHEGAGVITRLGAHVKHLKVGDRVCMEPGIPMSFSKSMKEGHYNLDPDVRFWATPPIHGITRESVIHPAGFTYKLPDNVSLAEGAMVEPLAIGFQAIHKAQIFSGDTAVVTGAGTIGLMIVLAALTQGCRKIFVVDISAEKLAIAKAIDPRVIPILASNGNESIIKEVLLQTNGQGAEVVFEASGSAAVNEYLIDLLAPAGKLVYVGMPSRPVSLDVVKAQAKEVSMYTVFRYANMYERAIASIAAGLIDVKPLITHTFAFDQAIEAYEFAASPSGPVVKIQISLE from the coding sequence ATGAAAGCATTGGTTCTGGAACAGCAAATGAAACTCTCACTTCGGGAGTTCGCCATAGAAGAGACATTGGGTGACGCTGATGTGGAAATTGCCATCAAGCGAGTAGGCGTGTGTGGAAGCGACATCCACTACTACACCAATGGAAAGATCGGGCCTTTCGTCGTCAAGGAGCCCATGATCCTTGGCCACGAAGGAGCGGGAGTCATTACCCGCTTAGGTGCTCATGTGAAGCACCTGAAGGTAGGCGATAGGGTATGTATGGAACCCGGCATTCCCATGAGCTTCTCCAAGAGTATGAAAGAAGGGCACTACAACCTGGATCCGGATGTACGGTTCTGGGCAACCCCACCCATCCATGGCATCACCCGCGAGTCGGTCATTCATCCGGCTGGATTCACCTATAAGCTTCCCGACAACGTCTCCTTGGCAGAAGGCGCCATGGTAGAACCCTTGGCCATCGGCTTTCAGGCTATTCACAAGGCTCAGATCTTCAGCGGCGACACCGCCGTTGTCACCGGTGCCGGAACCATTGGGCTGATGATCGTCCTTGCGGCCCTGACACAGGGGTGCAGGAAGATCTTTGTCGTGGACATCTCGGCAGAGAAGCTTGCCATCGCCAAAGCCATAGACCCCCGGGTCATACCCATCCTGGCAAGCAATGGCAATGAGAGCATCATCAAGGAAGTGCTCCTTCAGACCAATGGACAGGGTGCCGAAGTTGTCTTTGAGGCGAGCGGGAGTGCGGCGGTCAATGAGTACCTCATCGACCTCCTGGCCCCAGCCGGAAAACTGGTCTACGTCGGGATGCCCAGCAGGCCGGTGAGCTTGGATGTGGTCAAAGCCCAGGCGAAGGAAGTCTCAATGTACACGGTCTTCCGCTATGCAAACATGTACGAGCGTGCCATCGCTTCCATTGCCGCAGGCCTCATTGACGTCAAACCCCTTATCACCCACACCTTTGCCTTTGACCAAGCCATCGAGGCCTATGAGTTTGCTGCATCTCCCTCAGGACCTGTGGTGAAGATCCAGATTTCTCTGGAATAG
- a CDS encoding nucleoside-diphosphate sugar epimerase/dehydratase, which produces MNELLRKGRLLRRMILVVIDAILLAGTHLIASWVVFRSIPALFDTIVYINIIGLLILLSAVKFYRIRISESSLDVLYRAVTAFGPAFVLAVVTLGSYLGFSNPWISFLLVADGFGFTMLMGARVGYRSILTYRNKHYNTNLPRAVIYGAGELGSTLIRQYQKGKLLYHIVGLADDDPKLKGALVLGIKVYGTVHELHQILTESRAKTLIIAITQIDQERMLAAVDAAKEAGCDIKVIPSLFEMQEGSKELDLRNLDYADLLGRPLISIDKEPIKQMVMNKRVLVTGAGGSIGSEICRQLLSYGPSQLILLDVDETELHDLSLRLHNYQKEWSDLVVPVVCDIKNRSKIDRILEQYRPQLLFHAAAYKHVPLQELYPEEAITTNIWGSYGLLKSAKEHGVAKVVVISTDKAVNPTNVMGATKRVVELMSGMLNSKETEIVCVRFGNVLGSRGSMLPLFMEQIKAGVPITVTHKDIIRYFMAIPEAVGLVFKAASMAKGGEVMVLDMGQPVRIYDFAQKLVKYYGDGRSQVIVTGLRPGEKLYEELLANKDTTIPTEDTLVFKAMVNNHELSELTFLNHYLPTFTSGTPQQMLQMLHQLVPEFKDPRM; this is translated from the coding sequence GTGAATGAATTGCTGAGAAAGGGTCGGTTGCTGAGAAGAATGATCTTGGTGGTGATTGATGCCATCCTGCTTGCAGGCACGCATCTCATCGCCTCATGGGTGGTGTTTCGTTCCATTCCCGCCCTCTTCGATACCATTGTCTACATAAATATCATCGGTTTGCTCATCCTGCTCTCGGCGGTGAAGTTCTACCGTATCCGCATCAGTGAGAGTTCGTTGGATGTCCTGTACCGTGCTGTCACGGCATTTGGGCCGGCCTTTGTGCTGGCCGTCGTTACCCTGGGTTCCTACCTTGGCTTCTCCAACCCCTGGATCTCCTTTTTGCTGGTGGCCGATGGGTTTGGCTTTACCATGCTCATGGGAGCACGCGTAGGCTACCGGAGCATCCTCACCTACCGCAACAAGCACTACAATACCAATCTCCCCCGTGCAGTCATCTATGGGGCGGGAGAGCTTGGCAGTACCCTCATCCGCCAGTACCAGAAGGGCAAGTTGCTCTACCACATTGTCGGCCTGGCCGATGACGATCCCAAGCTCAAGGGTGCCTTGGTGCTGGGTATCAAGGTGTATGGGACGGTGCATGAGCTGCACCAGATCTTGACGGAGAGCAGGGCGAAGACGCTCATCATCGCCATCACCCAGATTGATCAGGAGCGGATGCTTGCCGCTGTCGATGCCGCCAAGGAGGCGGGGTGCGACATCAAGGTGATTCCCTCCCTCTTTGAGATGCAGGAGGGCTCCAAGGAGCTGGACCTGCGCAATCTCGACTACGCCGACCTGCTGGGCCGGCCTTTGATCAGCATCGACAAGGAGCCGATCAAGCAGATGGTCATGAACAAGCGGGTGCTGGTAACCGGGGCAGGGGGGAGCATCGGCAGCGAGATCTGCCGACAGCTGCTCAGCTATGGTCCTTCCCAGTTGATCCTCCTGGATGTTGATGAGACCGAGCTCCATGACCTGAGCCTGAGGTTGCACAACTACCAGAAGGAGTGGAGCGACCTGGTGGTTCCGGTGGTGTGCGATATCAAGAACCGCTCGAAGATAGACCGCATCCTGGAGCAGTACCGGCCCCAGCTTCTGTTCCACGCTGCGGCCTACAAGCATGTTCCGCTTCAGGAGCTCTATCCTGAGGAGGCCATCACCACGAATATCTGGGGCAGTTATGGACTGCTCAAGAGTGCCAAGGAGCACGGGGTTGCCAAGGTGGTGGTGATCTCCACCGACAAGGCGGTGAACCCCACCAATGTCATGGGGGCGACCAAACGGGTGGTGGAGCTGATGAGCGGGATGCTCAACTCCAAGGAGACCGAGATTGTTTGCGTGCGCTTTGGCAATGTGCTGGGAAGCCGGGGAAGCATGCTTCCCCTGTTCATGGAGCAGATCAAGGCGGGGGTGCCCATCACGGTCACCCACAAGGATATCATCCGCTACTTCATGGCCATTCCCGAGGCTGTGGGCTTGGTGTTCAAGGCCGCTTCCATGGCCAAGGGCGGTGAGGTGATGGTCCTGGATATGGGTCAGCCGGTGCGCATCTATGATTTTGCCCAGAAGCTGGTGAAGTACTATGGGGATGGCAGGAGCCAGGTGATCGTGACCGGTCTCAGGCCGGGCGAGAAGCTTTATGAGGAGCTTCTGGCAAACAAGGACACCACCATTCCCACCGAGGATACGCTGGTCTTCAAGGCTATGGTGAACAACCATGAGCTCTCTGAGCTCACCTTCCTCAACCACTACCTGCCTACCTTTACCTCAGGAACTCCCCAGCAGATGCTGCAGATGCTTCACCAACTGGTGCCGGAGTTCAAGGATCCGAGGATGTAG
- a CDS encoding transcription termination/antitermination NusG family protein, protein MNYYFIACRTGGEEKVRAHLNKFFDRELGDLCDVLVYIPLRRMIDRRKGKKIMTDHPILPGYLLVSSENSLSDYRVDVHRIPGCYGFLKNLNNTIELQGSDSAYAAWIMHNKGTIKPSKAVFKKGEPIIIIEGPMKDFMGTIVSVDYRHSRALVEFEFAQVIRRVNMPVEFIAADRPLE, encoded by the coding sequence ATGAACTACTACTTCATTGCATGCAGGACCGGGGGTGAGGAGAAGGTACGTGCTCACCTGAACAAGTTCTTTGATCGGGAGCTTGGGGATTTGTGCGATGTCTTGGTATACATTCCCCTGCGCCGGATGATTGATCGGCGCAAGGGAAAGAAGATCATGACCGACCACCCGATCCTTCCGGGGTATTTGTTGGTCTCCAGTGAGAACTCCCTTTCCGACTACCGTGTTGATGTCCACCGCATTCCCGGTTGCTACGGCTTTCTGAAGAACCTGAACAACACAATCGAGTTGCAGGGTTCCGACTCCGCCTATGCGGCGTGGATCATGCACAACAAGGGGACGATCAAGCCGTCGAAGGCCGTGTTCAAGAAGGGAGAGCCGATCATCATCATAGAAGGACCCATGAAGGACTTCATGGGTACCATCGTCAGTGTTGACTATCGGCACAGCCGGGCTCTGGTGGAGTTTGAGTTTGCCCAGGTGATCAGGCGTGTGAACATGCCGGTGGAGTTCATTGCTGCCGACCGGCCTCTGGAATAA
- a CDS encoding aspartate/glutamate racemase family protein, translating into MKRIALIHTVGSVYASFETQLRSVLGEEVLIHNILDDFLATNPIEVGSFTKTNVERLRCDIQSAVLTGCDVVVTSCSTLSPAVERLKGEFSTPIITIDDAMASKAVEAGSSLVVLATAYSTVEPTLEKLRRTAKEQGKAISVEAFVCTEAIAALRRGDKEEHDRLVLELSHKAAHADVCVLAQASMAHMEEPIHQLLHIPVFSSPRLCMEQVAAFLKRLD; encoded by the coding sequence ATGAAGAGAATAGCCCTCATCCATACGGTAGGCAGTGTGTATGCCTCCTTCGAGACACAGCTTCGCTCTGTCTTGGGCGAGGAGGTGCTCATCCACAACATCCTTGATGACTTTCTGGCTACCAACCCGATTGAGGTAGGAAGCTTCACCAAAACCAATGTCGAGCGGCTTCGCTGCGATATCCAAAGCGCAGTCCTCACCGGCTGTGATGTGGTGGTGACCAGCTGTTCCACCCTCTCTCCTGCGGTGGAACGCCTCAAGGGAGAGTTTTCCACCCCCATCATCACCATCGACGATGCGATGGCGAGCAAGGCGGTGGAAGCAGGATCTTCGCTTGTGGTGTTGGCAACCGCATACAGCACGGTGGAACCTACGCTCGAGAAACTGAGAAGAACTGCCAAAGAGCAGGGAAAAGCCATCAGTGTGGAAGCGTTTGTCTGCACCGAGGCCATTGCAGCCCTCAGGAGAGGAGACAAGGAAGAGCACGACCGTCTGGTCTTGGAGTTGAGCCACAAGGCTGCTCATGCCGATGTCTGTGTGCTTGCACAGGCCTCCATGGCACACATGGAAGAGCCAATTCATCAACTGCTGCATATTCCTGTGTTCTCCAGTCCCAGGCTGTGTATGGAGCAGGTTGCAGCGTTTCTGAAGCGCTTGGATTGA
- a CDS encoding sugar phosphate isomerase/epimerase family protein encodes MVSIEKYFAFGISVGLLYPEAHTSALRHLSAFTKTAQLGGFETLETTLSDDASVRKAEIAIAREEGKIINYNFPVDFQLDGPFDPGNSDAAVRANALDLAFRHLEYAAEAGSKVIGMTSGIDHGQALRPAVLEYFTEYMVALATEAKKVGINLAVEPVERGRFKNLLLGPTEEVCSFVTMMHSLGHANVSVLFDTAHMPLMQEDPITSARLAHQAGIGHIHIGNAIVGNPDNPLYGHTHAPIGIAEGEYDYLEVSAFFAELVKLGYLDINPVAQLQRKCVSLEMARYPGLSATLSAQVAYEKVQYAWNRVVEG; translated from the coding sequence ATGGTCAGCATCGAGAAGTACTTTGCCTTTGGCATAAGTGTCGGCTTACTCTATCCAGAAGCACACACAAGCGCGCTGCGCCACCTCAGTGCCTTCACCAAGACAGCACAACTGGGTGGCTTTGAGACGCTGGAGACAACCCTCAGCGACGATGCTTCCGTGCGCAAGGCGGAGATTGCCATCGCCCGGGAGGAGGGAAAGATCATCAACTACAACTTCCCGGTGGACTTCCAGCTTGACGGTCCGTTCGACCCCGGAAATAGCGATGCCGCTGTCAGAGCCAATGCACTTGATCTTGCCTTTCGCCATCTCGAGTATGCCGCCGAGGCTGGTTCGAAGGTGATCGGGATGACCAGCGGCATCGACCACGGCCAGGCACTGCGGCCTGCTGTGTTGGAATACTTCACCGAGTATATGGTTGCCTTGGCAACAGAAGCCAAGAAGGTTGGCATCAACCTGGCGGTGGAGCCGGTTGAGCGGGGCAGGTTCAAGAACCTTCTGCTGGGTCCTACCGAAGAGGTGTGCTCCTTCGTGACCATGATGCACAGCCTGGGACATGCCAATGTGTCGGTGCTCTTCGATACGGCGCATATGCCGCTGATGCAGGAGGACCCCATCACCAGTGCGAGGCTTGCCCACCAGGCAGGCATCGGACACATCCACATCGGCAATGCCATTGTGGGCAATCCTGACAACCCCCTCTACGGACATACCCATGCCCCCATCGGCATCGCCGAGGGTGAGTATGACTACCTGGAGGTTTCGGCCTTCTTCGCAGAGTTGGTGAAGCTTGGGTATCTGGACATCAATCCGGTCGCTCAGCTTCAGCGCAAGTGCGTCTCCTTGGAGATGGCCCGCTACCCCGGTCTGAGCGCAACCCTCTCCGCCCAAGTTGCCTACGAGAAAGTCCAGTATGCCTGGAACCGTGTGGTGGAGGGCTAG
- a CDS encoding NAD(P)-dependent oxidoreductase: MMKLAFSHCFPAEAVVQGFSVIQPPRSPGFFTSDQLQRVLGEVDACICMADTPFGKAEFASAPKLRMLGNLGSGYNNVDVAEATKRGIPVFNTPSAVVNPTAEMTMTLLLGLCRGAVRYDRTLRRDGICPKELLSYADMTLAGKTLGVVGYGRIGQKVGQLASAFGMRILICDSHHPESIALEKLLPQVDVLTLHLPYRVENHHLINAHTLSLMKSSAYLLNVARGPIVEEQALVEALRSGRLKGAALDVHEFEPQVSQEVRALPNVVITPHISTNLAEVRFAMLVELLEGMRVFQETHTLPANTVNKRELSY, encoded by the coding sequence ATGATGAAGCTTGCGTTCTCCCACTGCTTCCCAGCCGAAGCGGTTGTCCAAGGATTCTCTGTCATCCAACCTCCCCGTAGCCCCGGCTTCTTCACCTCCGATCAACTGCAGCGGGTTCTGGGGGAGGTGGATGCTTGCATCTGCATGGCAGACACTCCCTTTGGGAAGGCAGAGTTTGCCTCGGCACCCAAGCTGAGGATGCTGGGCAACCTCGGTTCGGGCTACAACAATGTGGATGTTGCGGAGGCAACCAAGCGCGGCATCCCGGTGTTCAACACGCCCTCTGCGGTAGTCAATCCGACGGCAGAGATGACGATGACCTTGCTGTTGGGCCTCTGCCGGGGCGCCGTGCGCTACGATCGCACCCTGCGACGGGACGGCATCTGTCCCAAGGAGCTGCTCAGCTATGCTGATATGACACTGGCGGGCAAGACGCTGGGCGTAGTGGGGTATGGGAGGATCGGGCAGAAGGTGGGCCAGCTTGCAAGCGCTTTTGGCATGCGCATCCTCATCTGCGACTCCCACCACCCGGAAAGCATTGCACTGGAGAAGCTCCTTCCCCAGGTTGATGTGCTCACCCTCCATCTGCCTTACCGCGTGGAGAACCACCATCTCATCAACGCTCATACGCTCTCCCTGATGAAGAGCTCTGCCTATTTGCTGAATGTGGCACGCGGGCCCATCGTCGAGGAGCAGGCCCTGGTGGAAGCCCTGAGGTCAGGGCGTCTGAAGGGCGCAGCCCTGGATGTGCATGAGTTCGAGCCACAGGTCTCCCAGGAAGTCAGGGCTCTTCCCAATGTCGTGATCACGCCGCATATATCTACCAATCTCGCCGAGGTTCGCTTTGCGATGCTCGTCGAGCTTCTGGAGGGGATGCGTGTCTTCCAAGAGACGCACACCCTCCCTGCCAACACCGTAAACAAACGAGAACTATCATACTAG
- a CDS encoding tripartite tricarboxylate transporter permease, translating into MFVEVLLNVLSLDVLLALVGGVAAGIAIGAMPGLTSTMGIALLMPLTFKFEPHVGMMLLIGEFVGGIYGGSITAILINTPGTSSAAATVLDGYPMTQRGEAGRALGISTIASATGGMISGLMLVFIAPTLASMALKFSAPETFALAFFGISIISSISGKSLVKGLISGLLGLILALVGMDNISGFTRFTFGSIFLMNGLSFIPVLVGLFAMSQCLLSIEDLFTNNSVDTTNIKRAKISMKDFLKILPTTIRAGITGTFIGIIPGAGGDISAFVSYDMEKRFSKHPEKFGTGIPEGIAAPEASNNGTTGGALIPLLTLGIPGDSNTAVMLGALMMHNLTPGPQLFIEHALTVNTLFAGFFIANLVMLILGLSNVKNFVKIVNIPKNLLVPVVMVLCVIGSFAINSNFNDVIVMFLAGLLGYILAKGGFPLSPIVLALILGPMAEGNFRRSLVMSHGSYSIFFTRPIAATFIIIALVSLFFPIIKSVFAKRKEAA; encoded by the coding sequence ATGTTTGTAGAAGTCTTGCTCAACGTCCTTTCCCTGGACGTCCTGCTTGCCCTCGTCGGCGGCGTGGCCGCCGGTATCGCCATCGGGGCGATGCCAGGGCTCACGTCCACCATGGGTATCGCCCTGCTCATGCCCCTGACCTTCAAGTTTGAGCCGCATGTGGGCATGATGCTGCTCATCGGCGAATTCGTCGGAGGCATCTACGGCGGTTCCATCACCGCCATCCTCATCAACACCCCGGGCACCAGCAGTGCTGCCGCCACCGTGTTGGACGGCTATCCCATGACCCAGCGCGGCGAAGCCGGGCGGGCCTTGGGCATCTCCACCATCGCCTCGGCAACCGGGGGAATGATCAGCGGTCTGATGCTGGTCTTCATCGCCCCCACCCTCGCCAGCATGGCCCTGAAGTTCAGCGCACCCGAAACCTTTGCCTTGGCATTCTTCGGGATCAGCATCATCTCCAGCATCAGCGGCAAGTCCCTGGTGAAGGGGCTTATCAGCGGTCTTCTGGGTCTCATCCTTGCCTTGGTGGGCATGGACAACATCTCCGGTTTCACCCGCTTCACCTTCGGTTCGATCTTCCTGATGAACGGCCTCTCCTTCATCCCGGTGCTTGTCGGTCTCTTCGCCATGAGTCAGTGCCTGCTCAGCATCGAGGACCTGTTCACCAACAACAGCGTCGATACCACGAACATCAAGCGGGCAAAGATCTCGATGAAGGACTTTCTGAAGATCCTGCCCACCACCATCAGGGCGGGTATCACGGGAACCTTCATCGGCATCATTCCTGGAGCCGGGGGCGATATCAGCGCCTTTGTCTCGTATGATATGGAGAAACGCTTCTCCAAGCACCCCGAGAAGTTCGGTACCGGCATTCCCGAAGGGATTGCCGCCCCCGAGGCTTCCAACAACGGCACCACCGGTGGTGCCTTGATCCCCCTGCTCACCTTGGGCATCCCCGGCGACTCCAATACGGCAGTCATGCTCGGAGCACTCATGATGCACAACCTTACCCCGGGGCCGCAGCTCTTCATCGAGCATGCCCTGACGGTGAACACTCTCTTCGCAGGCTTCTTCATCGCCAACCTGGTGATGCTCATCCTCGGGCTGAGCAACGTGAAGAACTTCGTGAAGATCGTGAACATCCCCAAGAACCTCCTGGTTCCGGTGGTGATGGTGCTCTGTGTCATCGGTAGCTTTGCGATCAACTCCAACTTCAATGATGTCATCGTCATGTTCCTTGCCGGTCTTTTGGGCTACATCCTGGCCAAGGGAGGGTTCCCCCTTTCGCCCATCGTGCTTGCCCTCATCCTGGGCCCGATGGCCGAAGGAAACTTCCGACGGAGCCTGGTCATGAGCCATGGCAGCTACTCCATCTTCTTCACCCGCCCCATTGCCGCCACGTTCATCATCATCGCCCTGGTCTCCCTCTTCTTCCCGATCATCAAGAGCGTGTTTGCAAAACGGAAGGAAGCGGCATGA
- a CDS encoding ATP-binding protein produces the protein MIQEFSVENFLSIKTKQTLSFRASNKIHTGSDEYLVTEINPNVRLLKFCVLYGYNASGKSNILLALQFLRDLVVHGPSTKDEETGFTPFLLDANTRNEPGTFSLVFFIEGIRYEYLICLDGKRIHKESLRYTPEERISTLFVRTYDAENSIAKLTIGKRCSLSAKDRVILDGNTLENSSVLFAYQKSNIHSPVLDAVVAFFKKTLLPLIDPNIRLRDWSKERIASDTSQKQFLVSLMGKADFQISDLEVKNSVMPVDDTLIKKFTDNGAPPSLIETLKKDNQLEIQELLFTHATRAGSYQIPAEDESDGTMRFFGLGGVLQLMVTSARIAAIDELESSLHPDLVTFYLQMFLMNSNDSQLIVTTHAQYLMEQDYMRNDMVWFCEKQENGASEYYSAQDFSLHKNNNLANFYRAGKLGAKPILGNPLLEENVQ, from the coding sequence ATGATTCAAGAATTTTCCGTAGAAAACTTCCTTTCCATCAAGACAAAGCAGACCCTGAGTTTCCGTGCAAGCAACAAAATCCATACGGGATCGGATGAGTACTTGGTGACTGAAATCAATCCCAATGTGCGACTGCTGAAGTTTTGTGTGCTGTACGGATACAATGCCTCCGGAAAATCAAACATTCTGCTTGCTCTTCAGTTTCTGAGGGACCTCGTGGTACATGGCCCTTCCACCAAGGATGAAGAAACAGGATTCACTCCATTCTTGCTGGATGCAAACACTCGTAATGAGCCAGGAACTTTCAGCCTGGTGTTCTTTATCGAAGGAATTCGGTATGAGTATCTGATTTGCCTTGATGGAAAGCGCATTCACAAAGAGTCATTGCGCTATACGCCAGAAGAACGAATTTCCACCTTGTTTGTGCGTACCTACGATGCAGAGAATTCCATTGCAAAGCTGACGATTGGAAAAAGATGTTCCCTTTCTGCAAAAGACAGGGTGATTCTTGACGGCAACACATTGGAGAACTCAAGCGTCTTGTTTGCATACCAGAAAAGCAACATCCACTCTCCTGTCCTGGATGCTGTTGTTGCCTTCTTCAAGAAAACCCTTCTTCCTCTGATTGATCCAAACATTCGACTCAGGGACTGGAGCAAGGAGCGCATTGCCTCTGATACCTCACAGAAGCAATTTCTGGTATCCCTTATGGGAAAGGCAGATTTTCAAATTTCTGACCTTGAGGTGAAGAATTCAGTCATGCCGGTTGATGATACTCTTATCAAGAAATTCACTGATAATGGAGCTCCGCCTAGTCTTATTGAAACCTTGAAGAAGGACAACCAACTCGAAATACAGGAGTTGCTGTTCACACACGCCACACGCGCAGGTTCCTATCAAATTCCTGCAGAAGATGAATCTGATGGGACTATGCGTTTCTTTGGATTGGGAGGGGTACTTCAATTGATGGTTACTTCAGCTCGAATTGCTGCAATCGACGAATTGGAGTCGTCATTGCATCCCGATCTTGTCACGTTCTATCTGCAAATGTTCCTCATGAATTCCAATGATTCTCAACTCATTGTCACTACCCATGCCCAATATTTGATGGAACAAGACTACATGCGCAATGACATGGTTTGGTTCTGTGAGAAACAGGAGAATGGGGCAAGCGAGTACTACAGTGCCCAAGACTTCAGTCTCCATAAAAACAACAACCTCGCAAACTTCTATCGTGCTGGGAAGCTCGGAGCAAAACCCATACTTGGCAACCCCCTGCTTGAGGAAAACGTCCAATGA
- the aroE gene encoding shikimate dehydrogenase, with the protein MDTTRALQSLMKGPLSSLYFCIGNPVVGNPTEFMVEEAFRSLDYAGRYLTCEVDPDELEAVMWGLRALHAAGLNVTAPFKQKVFPFLDELTESARLSNAVNCITRRSDGTYIGDNTDGKGFLQSLNEKLGSVKGRTVLIFGSGGAASAIATELVLAEANQVVLLNRSEGRSQALAKRLDGFSSTKVTSRRWEGTYHIDEDDLVVVQATTVGLFNETACIDVSFAKGLKNTLACDVVFNPVDTAFLVRAREAGCATLDGLGMLVKQGAIAIKGWTGMDPDRAVMHEALVKAFNV; encoded by the coding sequence ATGGATACTACAAGAGCATTGCAATCGTTGATGAAAGGACCTCTGTCCTCCTTGTATTTCTGCATCGGGAACCCGGTGGTGGGCAACCCCACTGAGTTCATGGTGGAAGAAGCGTTCCGTTCTCTCGACTATGCCGGCAGATATTTGACCTGTGAGGTGGACCCCGACGAGTTGGAGGCGGTGATGTGGGGGCTGAGAGCCCTGCATGCAGCAGGTCTCAACGTAACCGCCCCCTTCAAGCAGAAGGTCTTCCCCTTTCTTGACGAGCTGACCGAGAGTGCCCGCCTGAGCAATGCAGTGAACTGCATCACCCGCCGAAGCGATGGGACCTATATCGGGGACAATACCGATGGCAAGGGGTTTCTGCAGTCACTGAATGAGAAGCTCGGCTCCGTGAAAGGCCGCACCGTCCTGATCTTCGGCAGTGGCGGGGCTGCTTCTGCCATTGCAACGGAGCTGGTGCTTGCAGAAGCAAACCAAGTCGTGCTGCTCAACCGGAGCGAAGGTCGCTCCCAAGCCCTGGCAAAGCGCTTGGACGGCTTTTCCTCCACAAAGGTGACCAGCCGGAGGTGGGAAGGCACCTATCACATTGATGAGGATGATCTGGTGGTGGTGCAGGCCACCACGGTGGGCTTGTTCAATGAGACGGCATGCATCGATGTCTCCTTTGCAAAGGGTCTGAAGAACACCCTTGCCTGTGATGTGGTGTTCAACCCTGTTGATACCGCCTTCCTTGTGCGTGCCCGGGAGGCTGGGTGTGCAACCCTCGATGGGTTGGGGATGCTGGTAAAACAGGGCGCGATTGCGATCAAGGGGTGGACGGGCATGGACCCAGATCGGGCGGTGATGCACGAAGCACTGGTGAAAGCCTTCAATGTCTGA
- a CDS encoding RloB family protein, protein MKERKRPFKKSIGIVGEGLTERLYFDYIRSSRRYNFSLKPDLPRHTDYTHIFRKAKQLLKDGYDLVFCVLDIDAILKDGMTDKFTNECRKLPKRIIPITSNPCIEFWFLLHFLDTPKSRVYESCQSLIDGNLQRYAPHYEKTEVYFRNSQLFSHLEQPDRLEKAMANSMQILKKLHDGGDPSLCSFSEVSILFNQLEKCKECNFESDCKNCSITISTFFSSNK, encoded by the coding sequence ATGAAGGAGAGAAAACGTCCATTCAAAAAATCAATTGGAATTGTAGGAGAAGGTCTGACTGAGCGTTTGTACTTTGATTACATCCGAAGTAGCAGACGTTATAACTTTTCTCTCAAACCGGATCTTCCCAGACACACGGATTATACACATATTTTCAGAAAAGCTAAACAATTACTGAAAGATGGGTATGATCTTGTCTTCTGCGTACTGGATATTGACGCAATACTCAAGGATGGAATGACTGACAAATTTACCAATGAGTGCAGAAAACTTCCAAAACGGATTATTCCTATTACCAGCAATCCATGTATCGAATTTTGGTTTCTTCTTCATTTTCTGGATACCCCAAAAAGTCGTGTGTACGAATCTTGTCAGAGTCTCATCGACGGCAATTTACAAAGGTATGCTCCCCACTATGAAAAAACTGAGGTATACTTCAGAAACTCCCAACTTTTCTCGCACCTTGAGCAACCTGATCGTCTAGAAAAGGCTATGGCAAACTCAATGCAAATATTAAAAAAATTACATGATGGTGGAGATCCTTCTCTTTGCTCCTTTTCTGAAGTTTCAATACTTTTCAACCAGTTGGAAAAATGCAAAGAGTGTAATTTCGAATCCGATTGCAAAAACTGCTCAATTACAATTTCTACTTTCTTTTCAAGCAATAAGTAA